CTGACATCTGCGTTCACACTCAGCGGATATGAAGTATTTACCACCGTCAGCATTGGCATCGTCGTGAGCAAGGGTAGTTACAACCTACCAGAGCAGATCCTGCGCGATGCTGACATTGCAATGTATCGCGCTAAAGCATTGGGTAAGGCACGCCATGAGATATTTGACTCAACCATGTACACCCAAATAACGAAGCTATTAGAGTTAGAGATGGATCTACGACGGGCAGTTGAACGCCAGGAGTTTCAGGTTTACTACCAGCCAATTGTTTTATTAGAAACTTGTAAAATTATTGGCTTCGAGGCTCTCGTTCGCTGGCAACATCCACAGCACGGATTAGTTCCTCCAGAAAGCTTTATTCCAATAGCAGAAGAAACTGGGTTGATTATCCCTCTTGGTTATTGGGTATTGGGGGAGGCTTGTCGGCAGATGCGTGCTTGGCAAATCCAATTTCCGACCGATCCACCCTTGACAATCAGTGTAAATCTTTCCACTAAACAGTTTTTACAACCCGATCTGATTGAGCAAATTAACCAAATTATGCAAGAGACTGCCCTGGAAGCCAGTAATTTAAAGTTGGAGATTACTGAAAGCGTACTGATGGAAAATATTCAGTCAGCAACTTTTATGCTCTTGCAACTACAACAGATGAATATCCAATTACACTTAGATGATTTTGGCATAGGCTATTCATCGTTGAGTTACCTGCACCGCTTTCCAAGTCATGCCTTGAAGATCGATCGTTCTTTTATTACTAAGATTGGTGCTAATGGAGAAAACTTGGAGATTGTTCAGGCGATTATCACCCTAGCCGAGAGTCTAAATATAGATGTGATAGCAGAGGGCATAGAAACGGTAGAGCAACTGTCACAACTTAGAGCCATGAAATGCAAATACGCACAGGGATATTTTTTCTCCCAACCCCTGGATAGCAAGTCGATAGAAACATTAATTGTATCTGGCATTCAGCCGAGACAAGGATAGCGTTACCTACACCACTCTCAATACGGTTCGGTTAAGGTTTTTTTTATGAAAATCACAAAGACGCGATAAATCGCCGTCTCTACAAAGGACTGATTATTGTAAAGACGGCAATTTATCGCGTCTCTTCCCTTTCCCCGTCTCAGTCGTGGTCTAAATACCTGAAAACTGCTGTAAAAATTCGAAATCACCCAAGTTTAGGCGGGTCATTGACTTTCTTTTTCTCCTCTAGCTCGTTCCTGTGTCAAGCTATCAATAGCATCACCCAAAGCAGTAGTAAGGCTATTGCGGGTTTGGCCATGATTATCCTGCTCAGTTTTCAAAGCTTGCAAGAGGCGATCGCGTTCTTTGATTACGGCGATGAGTTTAGTTTGTAACTCCTCCACAGATTTTAGTTGTTCTATTTCTTGTTGAATCGCTGTTAGTGGTGTCCCAGCAGCCAGTGTCTCGACCTCAAGACCCCGGAGTTTATGCAAGTCTGCCTTGAGTGATGCGATCGCCTGTTGGGACAGTTGGGCATCTGTGCGGCGTTGTTCTGCTTCTGTATTGTAAAGCTGCCGCCATTTTTGGGCACTTTCCCAAGCTGTATCGCGATCGCTCTGAAGTGCCGCCATCTGCTCTCTGAGTTCCTGGATTTCTGTCAACCACTGTTGTGTAAAATCTTGATTCATAAATTAAATAGTCATTTGTCATTTGTCATTTGTTATTCTCCTCCTGCCTCCCCGCTCTCCCCACTCGGTATTATTGCGGTAAAAAGATAAATGCGATCGCTACGCAAAATTTGGCACAGTAGTTAAGAAACCTAACCAGTTTTAACTCTAAATTATGCCAAAGCCTCGTTTTTTTCGCTTTTTTTACTACCTCAATTGGCGCACGCTCAAAAAAACTTTTGCTAGGACAATGGAAAGACGACTTTTGGGACTAGCGTCAGAAATCGCCTTCAATGCCATGTTATCGCTGTTTCCAGCGATTCTTGCTGTCCTCACAGCCATTGGTTTATTGGCAGAATCTTTACAAGCTACCTTTAAACAACTAGCGGCCCAACTTAGTCAAATCCTACCCGAAGAAGCCCTGGTTTTAATTCGTGATTTTGCTACCACAGAAATTACCAATTCTAGAAACAGTGGCTTATTTTCTTTGAGCTTTGTATTAGCAATTTGGACTGCTTCTGGGGCGGTGAGTACCGCTATGACAGCCCTCGACCAAATCCATCAAATTCCTTCAGAAAATATGCGCCCCTTTTGGAAAGCCAAGCTCGTTTCTCTGGGATTAACAGTTGGTACTATGTTGCTTTTAGTGCTGGCTTCTTTCTTAGTGTTTACCAGTGATTGGCTTTTGGGAATGGTAGTACGCGAAAATGGTTCCTTGATCGTCTTATTACATCTTTGGCAGCTGTTACGCTGGCCTTTAGCTTTAAGTATTGTTGCTGTTGCTTTTGGCTTTGTCTATCGCTATGGGCCAAGTGTATGGAACTCAGGCACGCCAATGATGCCTGGAGCAATTTTGGCAGCTGTTTTCTGGGCAATATTATCTGCCCTATTTCGGCTTTATGTGGCGAATTTTGGCAATTATAATAAAGTATATGGTGCTGTAGGGGCTGTGATA
The Nostoc punctiforme PCC 73102 genome window above contains:
- a CDS encoding YihY/virulence factor BrkB family protein gives rise to the protein MPKPRFFRFFYYLNWRTLKKTFARTMERRLLGLASEIAFNAMLSLFPAILAVLTAIGLLAESLQATFKQLAAQLSQILPEEALVLIRDFATTEITNSRNSGLFSLSFVLAIWTASGAVSTAMTALDQIHQIPSENMRPFWKAKLVSLGLTVGTMLLLVLASFLVFTSDWLLGMVVRENGSLIVLLHLWQLLRWPLALSIVAVAFGFVYRYGPSVWNSGTPMMPGAILAAVFWAILSALFRLYVANFGNYNKVYGAVGAVIVLMLWLSMSAAVLLIGDQLNVTVGEDMRLKAQSQSNEKY